In Candidatus Eisenbacteria bacterium, the following are encoded in one genomic region:
- a CDS encoding tetratricopeptide repeat protein: protein MNGEIALQNLSDTFKTAADRLARARQQLDEGVHDGTAALSSDAIELMCAKLTGLRRNRGERTEEFYSRRWRYTIEHYGLSNTLFEKFRLMHNNRLKDRFQEERTGGPKKPLNEWEGIASVDCGYELLLAMAEALGPAYLTDVAERLREGERASARVLLLNELEHRVNWGLYGPDLDDLLRDADRTFRGRRDSDRALRLWARVTTLKAHRAMNLGQCFGPQGAISKAREARAVWTRLNDPSNLIYSLDIESVALRMIGRGREALHCVERARAIVADIAWQQPYVESEMASVLVAIGEPAEALKILEAEFHRAEEAGDGVAVGRALQQIGIALADLGDWDRAEDHLLTGEARIPYDYVITRVMGRNALVKVYATSGRRNEAQEQAEFVLGIAQEKGFGNELRGLQRTMRDHPDVF, encoded by the coding sequence ATGAATGGCGAGATTGCTCTGCAGAATCTCTCGGACACCTTCAAGACGGCTGCCGACCGACTGGCGCGTGCAAGACAGCAGCTCGATGAGGGGGTGCATGATGGAACGGCGGCCCTCTCGTCCGATGCCATTGAGCTGATGTGCGCGAAACTAACCGGGTTGAGGAGGAATCGAGGCGAGCGGACGGAGGAGTTCTACTCCAGACGGTGGCGGTACACTATCGAACACTACGGACTCTCGAATACGCTTTTCGAGAAGTTCAGGCTCATGCACAATAACAGATTAAAGGACCGGTTCCAGGAGGAGCGCACGGGCGGGCCGAAGAAGCCGCTGAACGAATGGGAAGGAATCGCGAGCGTCGACTGCGGGTATGAGCTGCTCTTGGCAATGGCTGAGGCCCTCGGACCTGCGTATCTCACGGATGTAGCGGAGCGACTCCGCGAGGGTGAGCGAGCGAGTGCACGTGTCTTGCTCCTCAATGAGCTGGAGCACCGTGTCAACTGGGGATTGTACGGGCCCGACCTTGATGATCTTCTGCGTGATGCAGACCGCACCTTCAGAGGCCGGCGCGACTCAGACCGGGCTCTGCGGTTGTGGGCCCGCGTTACGACCCTGAAGGCGCATCGTGCTATGAATCTCGGCCAGTGCTTCGGCCCTCAAGGCGCCATCAGCAAGGCCAGAGAGGCCCGGGCCGTGTGGACCCGTCTGAATGACCCATCGAACCTGATTTATTCGCTCGACATCGAGAGTGTCGCTCTGCGGATGATTGGGCGTGGCCGAGAAGCCCTGCACTGCGTCGAGCGTGCGCGCGCCATCGTTGCAGACATCGCGTGGCAGCAGCCCTACGTTGAATCGGAGATGGCCTCGGTCCTCGTGGCGATTGGCGAGCCGGCAGAGGCCCTGAAGATCCTCGAGGCAGAGTTCCACCGCGCCGAAGAGGCCGGAGATGGCGTGGCTGTCGGTCGCGCGCTTCAGCAGATCGGGATCGCCCTGGCAGACCTAGGCGACTGGGACAGGGCCGAGGACCACCTCTTGACAGGCGAGGCTAGAATCCCCTATGATTATGTGATTACGCGAGTTATGGGCAGAAATGCACTTGTGAAGGTATACGCCACGTCCGGTCGGCGCAACGAGGCGCAAGAGCAAGCCGAATTCGTCTTGGGAATAGCCCAGGAGAAAGGGTTTGGCAACGAACTCCGCGGCCTTCAACGGACCATGCGTGATCATCCGGACGTGTTCTGA
- a CDS encoding glycosyltransferase family 4 protein: MRSLLIIAPGNHLVSGGAETFVRRLCATMRDHGAFARWVSRFMSLKEPGSSAADTGWLEYNQLLPASAAEQAAKELQFYERRRAFPSPDLLVTFGAAASQIAEHLPRPLSHARRIVFFETPHDRQPRWQANEAVLRECNGILSLGARTWSISSTHQLVLARVGISNRRIDRILPWRVGRSSRPLPLHARGKTIVVPTRVAPRKGTFELITSLGAHCDLLRDWRTIITGGVAARYRHYSRVVGQAHQGLAGRVRIAIPPQPFPRLVLRHLFATSRLAVIPSHGELLGLAAIEAVACGALPIVPDISGLVEAIDGGRHGIVAPYTDDLSALGEWAAHLAHETGRSRALSRLADRLATSYSAGGRHGFGASVERSLRCG; the protein is encoded by the coding sequence ATGCGCTCCCTGCTGATTATCGCACCCGGCAATCATCTTGTCAGCGGAGGAGCCGAGACGTTCGTCCGCCGACTGTGCGCCACGATGCGCGACCACGGGGCCTTCGCGCGCTGGGTCTCGCGGTTCATGTCCTTGAAAGAACCCGGTAGCTCGGCAGCGGATACGGGATGGCTTGAGTACAACCAGTTGCTTCCGGCTTCTGCGGCGGAGCAAGCGGCCAAAGAGCTGCAATTCTACGAGCGACGCAGGGCTTTTCCTAGTCCGGATCTCCTCGTCACCTTCGGTGCCGCCGCATCACAGATCGCTGAGCACCTGCCGAGGCCACTATCGCACGCACGCAGAATAGTATTCTTCGAAACTCCGCACGACCGGCAACCGCGGTGGCAGGCCAATGAAGCCGTGCTCAGGGAGTGCAATGGGATTCTGAGCTTGGGTGCGAGAACCTGGAGCATTAGCTCTACCCATCAGCTCGTCCTGGCGCGGGTAGGCATCAGCAACAGGCGAATCGATCGGATACTGCCCTGGAGGGTGGGTCGGTCCAGCAGGCCGTTGCCGCTCCACGCTCGTGGTAAGACGATTGTGGTGCCCACCCGCGTTGCGCCGCGCAAAGGTACGTTTGAGCTGATCACATCGCTGGGGGCGCACTGCGACTTGCTCCGGGACTGGCGCACGATCATCACTGGCGGAGTGGCCGCCCGCTACCGGCACTACTCGCGCGTCGTAGGACAGGCGCATCAGGGACTCGCCGGCCGAGTTCGCATCGCGATCCCCCCTCAGCCCTTTCCGCGCTTGGTGCTTCGGCACCTCTTCGCTACTTCCCGTCTCGCAGTGATTCCGAGTCACGGTGAACTCCTCGGACTCGCTGCCATCGAAGCTGTCGCCTGCGGCGCACTGCCGATTGTCCCTGACATCTCGGGACTGGTCGAAGCCATCGACGGCGGCAGACATGGCATTGTCGCGCCGTACACGGACGACCTCTCGGCGCTGGGAGAGTGGGCAGCACATCTCGCACACGAGACCGGACGTTCCCGCGCACTCTCGCGATTAGCAGATCGACTTGCAACATCGTATTCGGCCGGCGGCAGACATGGCTTCGGCGCCTCCGTGGAGCGCAGCCTGCGGTGCGGCTGA